A stretch of DNA from Micromonospora sp. NBC_01813:
CACGCCCGATCGCGACCAGGCCGGACTGCACCATCTCCTTGATCCCGAACGTCTCGAGATCCCGCAGCAACGCGTCCAGCTTGTCGGCGGTGCCGGTGGCCTCGATGGTCAGGGTGTCCGGTGCGACATCCACCACCCGGGCGCGGAACAGGTTGACCGTCTCCAGCACCTGCGACCGCATCGACCGGTCCGCGCGCACCTTCACCAGCAGCAGCTGACGGGCGACCGACACCGTCGGATCGAGCTCCACGATCTTCAGT
This window harbors:
- the ilvN gene encoding acetolactate synthase small subunit, whose translation is MTKHTLSVLVENKPGVLARVSGLFSRRGFNIDSLAVGETENPEVSRITIVVDADSSPLEQVTKQLNKLVNVLKIVELDPTVSVARQLLLVKVRADRSMRSQVLETVNLFRARVVDVAPDTLTIEATGTADKLDALLRDLETFGIKEMVQSGLVAIGRGSRSITTGPALRAA